The following proteins come from a genomic window of Mycobacterium sp. DL:
- the meaB gene encoding methylmalonyl Co-A mutase-associated GTPase MeaB, translating into MSQPIGEVAAAVREGDRSALARAITLVESTRADHRQQAQELLLELIKDAGSALHVGITGVPGVGKSTSIEALGMYLIEQGHRVAVLAVDPSSTRTGGSILGDKTRMARLAVHDDAYIRPSPTSGTLGGVARATRETIVLLEAAGYDVILVETVGVGQSEVAVANMVDTFVFLTLARTGDQLQGIKKGVLELADIVVVNKADGEHAVEAKAAARELAGAIRLIYPRETLWRPPVLTMSALHGSGLTELWETVLRHRDVLTEAGEFDARRRRQQVEWTWSMVRDTVLDRVLSSPGVREIRADVERQVRDGELTPTLAAQQILDAADNPSKVVG; encoded by the coding sequence ATGAGCCAACCGATCGGTGAGGTGGCGGCAGCGGTCCGGGAGGGGGACCGTTCGGCGCTGGCGAGGGCGATCACGCTGGTCGAGTCCACACGGGCAGATCACCGCCAGCAGGCCCAGGAACTCCTGCTGGAGCTGATTAAGGATGCCGGCAGCGCGCTACACGTAGGCATCACGGGCGTGCCCGGGGTGGGCAAGTCGACCAGCATCGAGGCGCTCGGGATGTACCTCATCGAGCAGGGGCACCGGGTTGCGGTGCTCGCGGTCGATCCGTCGTCGACCCGCACCGGCGGCTCGATCCTCGGCGACAAGACGCGGATGGCACGGTTGGCCGTTCACGACGACGCCTACATCCGCCCCTCGCCGACCTCGGGGACCCTCGGCGGCGTCGCGAGGGCGACACGCGAGACGATCGTGTTGCTGGAGGCCGCCGGTTACGACGTGATCCTGGTGGAGACGGTGGGAGTCGGCCAGTCCGAGGTGGCGGTTGCCAACATGGTGGACACGTTCGTGTTCCTCACCCTCGCGCGGACCGGCGACCAGTTGCAGGGAATCAAGAAGGGCGTGCTCGAACTCGCCGACATCGTCGTGGTGAACAAGGCCGACGGTGAGCACGCCGTGGAGGCGAAGGCCGCCGCACGGGAGCTGGCAGGCGCGATCCGTCTGATCTATCCGCGTGAGACTCTCTGGCGGCCACCGGTTCTGACGATGAGTGCGCTCCACGGGTCGGGGTTGACGGAGCTCTGGGAGACGGTGCTCCGGCATCGTGACGTGCTCACCGAGGCAGGTGAGTTCGACGCCCGTCGGCGTCGGCAGCAGGTGGAATGGACGTGGTCGATGGTCCGCGACACGGTCCTCGACCGGGTGCTCTCCAGCCCCGGGGTGCGCGAGATCCGCGCCGATGTCGAGCGTCAGGTGCGCGACGGCGAACTGACTCCGACGCTTGCTGCGCAGCAGATCCTCGACGCCGCGGACAACCCTTCGAAGGTCGTCGGTTAA
- a CDS encoding SPFH domain-containing protein: protein MDGAVAGLVLLAVLVVFAVIVVAKSVALVPQAEAAVIERLGRYSKTVSGQLTLLLPFIDKIRARVDLRERVVSFPPQPVITEDNLTVNIDTVVYFQVTNPQAAVYQISNYIVGVEQLTTTTLRNVVGGMTLEQTLTSRDSINGQLRGVLDEATNRWGLRVARVELRSIDPPPSIQDSMEKQMRADREKRAMILTAEGHREASIKQAEGQKQSQILAAEGAKQAAILTAEADRQSRMLRAQGERAASYLQAQGQAKAIEKTFAAIKAGRPTPEMLAYQYLQTLPQMAQGEANKVWLVPSDFGTALQGFTKMLGAPGEDGVFRYTPSPVEENLPKPEDDSEEVADWFNTQTDPEIAQAVAEAVAEARTPVAGLDGPRQYPPLTQQSQPDATDYSKPSAPAPRHGSPEQ, encoded by the coding sequence ATGGACGGTGCTGTCGCAGGTTTGGTTCTGCTGGCCGTTTTGGTGGTGTTCGCCGTGATCGTGGTGGCGAAGTCGGTGGCATTGGTGCCCCAGGCCGAGGCCGCGGTGATCGAACGGCTGGGTCGCTACAGCAAGACGGTGTCGGGACAGTTGACGCTGCTGCTGCCGTTCATCGACAAGATCCGGGCGCGCGTCGATCTCCGTGAGCGCGTGGTGTCGTTCCCGCCGCAGCCGGTGATCACCGAGGACAACTTGACCGTCAACATCGACACCGTCGTCTACTTCCAGGTGACCAATCCGCAGGCCGCGGTGTATCAGATCAGCAACTACATCGTCGGTGTGGAGCAGTTGACCACCACCACGCTGCGCAACGTGGTGGGCGGCATGACGCTGGAGCAGACGCTGACCTCGCGTGACTCCATCAACGGCCAGCTCCGCGGGGTGCTCGACGAGGCCACCAACAGGTGGGGCCTGAGGGTGGCTCGAGTCGAACTGCGCAGCATCGACCCGCCGCCGTCGATCCAGGACTCGATGGAGAAGCAGATGCGCGCCGACCGTGAGAAGCGCGCGATGATCCTGACCGCGGAGGGTCACCGGGAGGCGTCGATCAAGCAGGCGGAGGGACAGAAGCAGTCCCAGATCCTGGCGGCCGAGGGCGCCAAGCAGGCAGCCATCCTCACCGCCGAGGCAGACCGGCAGTCCCGCATGCTGCGGGCCCAGGGTGAACGTGCGGCGTCCTACCTACAGGCTCAGGGGCAGGCCAAGGCGATCGAGAAGACGTTCGCCGCCATCAAGGCCGGTCGCCCGACTCCGGAGATGCTGGCCTATCAGTACCTGCAGACCTTGCCGCAGATGGCGCAGGGCGAGGCGAACAAGGTCTGGCTGGTCCCCAGCGATTTCGGCACCGCCCTGCAGGGGTTCACCAAGATGTTGGGCGCCCCGGGCGAGGACGGGGTGTTCCGCTACACGCCGTCGCCGGTCGAGGAGAACCTGCCGAAGCCGGAGGACGATTCGGAAGAGGTCGCCGACTGGTTCAACACCCAGACCGACCCGGAGATCGCACAGGCAGTCGCCGAGGCGGTGGCCGAGGCACGTACCCCGGTCGCCGGACTCGACGGTCCACGCCAGTACCCGCCGCTGACGCAGCAGTCACAACCCGACGCGACGGACTACTCGAAGCCGAGCGCGCCGGCGCCCCGTCACGGCTCGCCGGAACAGTGA
- a CDS encoding serine hydrolase domain-containing protein, whose protein sequence is MTAVNDWERSAALPHGVDGAALPRGVQGAADENFLCAVRAFAQMFPWRRLGGGALSVYLDGEPVVDIWTGWSDRKGQRHWNADTGTMVFSATKGVAATVIHRLADRGLIDYDAPVAEYWPAFGANGKSKITVRDALRHRAGLSQLNGAVKGDLMDHLRMEERLAAAPLSWLHGRPAYHALTFGWLLSGLARGVTGKGMRELIRTEVAAPLNTDGLHLGRPPAQAPTHAAQIIGPQSALQNPFFNLVAPRLAALPFSAGFGAMYFPGVKAFVQGDTPMLDSEIPAANGVATARALARMYGAIANGGRIDGTQYLSSETAAALVGRPSLRPDHTMVMPLAFHLGYHGLPFPGVLPGFGHVGLGGSLGWADPQSGLGFGYVHNRLLTPLVVTDQAGFVATAALIRRGATQARKNGYRAVREFGSPFTDLTRTAI, encoded by the coding sequence GTGACCGCAGTCAATGACTGGGAACGCAGCGCGGCGCTCCCACACGGTGTCGACGGCGCAGCCCTGCCGCGCGGAGTCCAGGGCGCCGCCGACGAGAACTTCCTCTGCGCCGTGCGTGCCTTCGCGCAGATGTTCCCGTGGCGCCGGCTGGGCGGCGGAGCCCTCTCGGTGTACCTCGACGGCGAGCCTGTCGTCGACATCTGGACCGGCTGGTCGGACCGCAAGGGTCAGCGCCACTGGAACGCCGACACCGGCACCATGGTGTTCTCGGCGACCAAGGGGGTGGCGGCGACGGTCATCCACCGACTGGCCGACCGTGGCCTGATCGACTACGACGCGCCTGTCGCCGAGTACTGGCCCGCCTTCGGTGCGAACGGCAAGTCGAAGATCACCGTGCGTGACGCGTTGCGTCACCGGGCAGGTCTGTCGCAGCTCAACGGGGCGGTCAAGGGTGATCTGATGGATCACCTGCGGATGGAGGAACGGCTCGCCGCGGCACCCCTCAGCTGGCTTCACGGACGGCCCGCCTACCACGCGTTGACCTTCGGGTGGCTGCTGTCCGGGTTGGCGCGCGGGGTCACCGGCAAGGGGATGCGTGAACTGATCCGCACCGAGGTCGCTGCGCCGCTGAACACCGACGGATTGCATCTCGGCCGGCCTCCCGCCCAGGCGCCGACGCACGCCGCCCAGATCATCGGTCCGCAGAGTGCTCTGCAGAATCCGTTCTTCAACCTGGTGGCACCCCGGTTGGCCGCGCTGCCGTTCTCCGCCGGCTTCGGCGCGATGTACTTCCCCGGGGTCAAGGCCTTCGTGCAGGGCGACACCCCGATGCTCGACAGCGAGATTCCCGCGGCCAACGGCGTGGCGACCGCCCGTGCGCTGGCGCGCATGTACGGCGCCATCGCCAACGGCGGGCGCATCGACGGCACGCAGTACCTGTCGAGCGAGACGGCCGCTGCCCTGGTCGGGCGGCCGAGCCTGCGACCCGACCACACCATGGTCATGCCGCTGGCATTCCATCTCGGGTATCACGGACTGCCGTTTCCCGGGGTGCTGCCCGGGTTCGGACATGTGGGGCTCGGCGGGTCACTGGGGTGGGCCGACCCGCAGAGCGGACTGGGCTTCGGTTACGTCCACAACCGGCTGCTGACGCCTCTGGTCGTCACCGACCAGGCGGGTTTCGTCGCGACCGCGGCGTTGATCCGCCGGGGAGCGACGCAGGCCCGCAAGAACGGTTACCGGGCGGTGCGGGAGTTCGGCTCGCCGTTCACCGATCTCACCCGGACGGCGATCTGA
- a CDS encoding TVP38/TMEM64 family protein translates to MKSVVSTLRTIRAATLATLRTVPPRRFAAITTAIVILVAVAVLVPLPTAVQMRDWATSVGPWFPLAFLAAHIVITIFPFPRTMFTLAAGLLFGPYLGVPLAVLASTVSAVAALLLIRAAGWRLDRLVEHPRLDAVNGRLAERGWPTVLSMRMIPAVPFSVLNYAAGSSAVRVLPYTLATVAGLLPGTAAVVILGDALTGNVSPLLFLVSLCTASVGVAGLVYEIRKNRHRHHSTADDRPSEPSETPITAG, encoded by the coding sequence GTGAAATCCGTCGTCAGCACGCTGCGCACGATCCGTGCGGCGACGCTCGCCACGCTGCGGACGGTGCCCCCACGCCGCTTTGCGGCCATCACGACGGCGATTGTGATCCTCGTCGCAGTTGCAGTGCTGGTGCCGCTCCCGACCGCCGTGCAGATGCGCGACTGGGCGACCTCGGTGGGTCCGTGGTTCCCGCTGGCCTTTCTTGCCGCGCACATCGTCATCACGATCTTCCCGTTCCCGCGCACCATGTTCACCCTCGCCGCCGGCCTGCTCTTCGGCCCGTACCTGGGTGTCCCGCTGGCCGTGCTGGCCAGCACCGTCAGTGCCGTGGCGGCGCTTCTGCTGATACGCGCGGCGGGGTGGCGTCTGGACCGGCTCGTCGAGCACCCGCGCCTGGACGCGGTGAACGGCAGGCTCGCCGAGCGGGGCTGGCCGACCGTCCTGTCGATGCGGATGATCCCGGCCGTGCCGTTCTCCGTGCTGAACTACGCGGCGGGATCGTCGGCGGTCCGGGTGCTGCCCTACACGTTGGCCACCGTCGCCGGTCTGCTGCCGGGCACCGCCGCGGTCGTCATCCTCGGTGATGCGCTCACGGGCAACGTCAGCCCGCTGCTGTTCCTGGTCTCCCTGTGCACAGCCAGTGTCGGCGTGGCCGGACTGGTCTACGAGATCCGCAAGAACAGGCACCGGCACCACAGCACCGCCGACGACCGGCCGAGCGAACCGTCGGAAACGCCGATCACCGCCGGGTGA
- a CDS encoding ferrochelatase: MDFDALLLLSFGGPEGPEQVMPFLENVTRGRGIPRERLASVAEHYLHFGGVSPINGINRDLIAAIETELAKRGEKLPVYFGNRNWDPFIEDTVARMRDDGIRHAAVFSTSAWGGYSGCTQYQEDIVRGRTSAGPDASELTKLRQYFDHPLLVQMFADAVGDAAATLPADRRGGARLVFTAHSIPVRAASRCGPDLYERQVGYTSALVAAAAGYPEYDQVWQSRSGPPQVPWLEPDVGDHLEALARAGTEAVIVCPVGFVADHIEVVWDLDNELAEQAAAAGIAFARALTPNAQPRFAQLALDLVDELRLGRPAARVGGVGAVPGYGCTVNGALCTPACSS; the protein is encoded by the coding sequence ATGGACTTCGACGCTCTGCTGCTGCTGTCCTTCGGGGGCCCGGAAGGTCCCGAGCAGGTCATGCCGTTTCTCGAGAACGTCACTCGGGGACGGGGGATCCCTCGAGAGCGCCTGGCGTCGGTCGCCGAGCACTACCTTCACTTCGGCGGCGTGTCGCCGATCAACGGCATCAACCGCGACCTGATCGCCGCGATCGAGACGGAACTGGCCAAGCGGGGCGAAAAACTGCCGGTGTACTTCGGCAATCGCAACTGGGATCCCTTCATCGAGGACACCGTTGCGCGCATGCGGGACGACGGTATTCGACATGCCGCTGTCTTCTCGACCTCGGCCTGGGGCGGCTACTCCGGTTGCACCCAGTATCAGGAGGACATCGTGCGCGGCCGCACGTCGGCGGGTCCCGATGCGTCCGAGTTGACCAAATTACGGCAGTACTTCGATCACCCGCTGCTGGTGCAGATGTTCGCCGACGCCGTCGGGGACGCAGCCGCGACGTTGCCGGCGGACCGACGCGGCGGTGCCCGTCTGGTGTTCACCGCGCATTCGATCCCGGTACGCGCCGCGTCGCGGTGCGGGCCCGACCTCTATGAGCGCCAGGTCGGGTACACCTCCGCGCTGGTTGCCGCCGCCGCCGGGTACCCCGAGTACGACCAGGTGTGGCAATCGCGGTCCGGTCCACCGCAGGTGCCGTGGCTGGAGCCCGACGTCGGGGACCACCTGGAGGCCCTGGCCCGAGCGGGCACCGAGGCGGTCATCGTGTGTCCGGTGGGTTTCGTCGCCGACCACATCGAGGTCGTCTGGGACCTCGACAACGAACTCGCCGAGCAGGCCGCCGCCGCCGGGATCGCCTTCGCGCGGGCCCTGACGCCCAATGCACAGCCCCGCTTCGCGCAGCTGGCGCTCGACCTCGTCGACGAACTCCGCCTGGGTCGTCCGGCAGCCAGGGTCGGGGGAGTCGGAGCCGTGCCCGGCTACGGCTGCACCGTCAACGGCGCGCTCTGCACCCCGGCGTGCTCGAGCTGA
- a CDS encoding NfeD family protein codes for MPVSLIWLIAALALAGAEALTGDLFLLMLSGGALAAAGSSWLFAWPIWADGLVFLVVSVLLLAGVRPALKRRVQSGKGLLDPAKALEGKSALVLDRVARHEGQVKLDGEVWTARPYNESDVYESGDQVTVVHIDGATAVVSKIV; via the coding sequence ATGCCCGTCTCGCTGATCTGGCTGATCGCCGCATTGGCCCTCGCCGGCGCCGAGGCGCTCACCGGTGACCTCTTCCTGCTGATGCTCAGCGGCGGGGCACTGGCCGCGGCCGGCTCGAGCTGGCTGTTCGCGTGGCCGATCTGGGCCGACGGTCTGGTGTTCCTCGTCGTCTCGGTCCTGCTGCTGGCCGGGGTGCGCCCGGCGTTGAAGCGGCGGGTGCAGTCCGGCAAGGGTCTGCTCGACCCGGCCAAGGCACTGGAGGGCAAGAGCGCGCTCGTCCTCGATCGGGTCGCGCGCCACGAAGGTCAGGTCAAGCTCGACGGTGAGGTCTGGACTGCCAGGCCCTACAACGAGAGCGATGTCTACGAGTCGGGCGATCAGGTGACGGTGGTGCACATCGACGGTGCCACCGCGGTCGTCTCCAAGATCGTCTAG
- the mutA gene encoding methylmalonyl-CoA mutase small subunit encodes MAVQKPSAGAAAGVVDADLDRWRSAVAGVLTKTTRRDLADLPAQPERLLDSKTYDGFPIRPLYTGADEIAEPELPGRWPFVRGGDALRDVKSGWKVAETFPSGPSTAVDGNGQVLLGLTEGVSALVLRVGGGEDSVAPAELERLLDGVFLDLVPVVLDITGDGADHGAAADVLLTMLSGLDDDQQSRLSVDLGADPLTAPMAGRSAPDLDEVVATAQRLTGYDGHVRAITVDGPAFHNLGANASWELGAAVAAGVAYLRLLVDAGLPVATALGQISFRFAADDDQFMTIAKLRAARQLWARVADVLGAPTAGAATVHATTSLAMMTQRDPWVNMLRTTVAAFSAGVGGADTVMVHPFDAAIPGGFPGTARSFARRIARNTQLLLLEESHIGRVLDPSGGSWFVEDLTRELAEQAWGHFREVEALGGFQAAEDHVVGQISQVAANRRADIAHRRTALTGVNEYPNLAEVPLPQGESLPSVQRYASGFEMLRNRSDAHLETAGARPAALLLPLGPLAEHNVRTSFASNLLASGGIEAINPGPLDADGIAGAVSDAGGAEIAVICGTDARYADEVSAAVDAARRAGVGHILLAGPEKSVATAESKPDGYLTAKIDAVEALSDLLTRLGA; translated from the coding sequence ATGGCTGTGCAGAAACCCAGTGCCGGCGCTGCCGCGGGTGTAGTCGATGCCGACCTCGACCGATGGCGTTCCGCCGTGGCGGGCGTGCTGACCAAGACCACCCGGCGAGATCTCGCCGATCTACCCGCGCAACCGGAGCGGCTACTGGATTCGAAGACCTACGACGGCTTCCCGATCCGGCCGCTGTACACCGGTGCGGACGAGATCGCGGAGCCTGAGCTGCCGGGTCGCTGGCCTTTCGTCCGCGGTGGGGACGCTCTACGGGACGTGAAGTCGGGCTGGAAGGTCGCCGAGACGTTTCCCTCCGGTCCGTCGACCGCGGTCGACGGCAACGGCCAGGTGTTGCTGGGGCTGACCGAGGGCGTCAGCGCCCTGGTGCTGCGGGTCGGTGGCGGCGAGGATTCGGTAGCCCCGGCGGAGTTGGAACGCCTGCTCGACGGCGTCTTCCTCGACCTGGTGCCGGTGGTCCTGGACATCACCGGAGACGGTGCAGACCACGGTGCCGCGGCCGACGTGCTGCTCACGATGCTGAGCGGACTCGACGACGATCAACAGTCGCGGCTGTCGGTGGACCTCGGGGCCGACCCGCTGACCGCTCCGATGGCCGGACGGTCCGCGCCCGATCTCGATGAGGTCGTCGCGACCGCGCAGCGCCTCACCGGCTACGACGGGCACGTCCGGGCGATCACCGTCGACGGGCCCGCATTCCACAACCTCGGCGCCAACGCATCCTGGGAACTCGGCGCCGCCGTCGCGGCGGGCGTGGCCTACCTGCGCCTGCTGGTTGATGCCGGTCTGCCGGTCGCAACCGCACTCGGCCAGATCAGCTTCCGGTTCGCCGCCGACGACGACCAGTTCATGACCATCGCGAAACTGCGTGCCGCGCGGCAACTCTGGGCCCGGGTGGCTGATGTGCTGGGGGCGCCGACGGCAGGTGCGGCGACCGTGCACGCGACCACCTCACTGGCCATGATGACCCAGCGTGATCCGTGGGTGAACATGCTGCGCACCACGGTGGCGGCGTTCTCGGCGGGCGTCGGTGGTGCCGACACCGTGATGGTGCACCCGTTCGACGCCGCGATCCCCGGGGGATTCCCCGGCACCGCGCGCAGTTTCGCGCGACGTATCGCCCGCAACACCCAGTTGCTGCTCCTGGAGGAATCCCACATCGGCCGCGTCCTGGACCCGTCCGGCGGATCGTGGTTCGTCGAGGACCTCACCCGCGAACTCGCCGAGCAGGCCTGGGGGCATTTCCGGGAGGTCGAGGCCCTGGGCGGATTCCAGGCCGCCGAGGACCATGTCGTCGGGCAGATCTCCCAGGTCGCCGCGAATCGCAGGGCCGACATCGCGCATCGGCGGACCGCGCTGACCGGCGTCAACGAATATCCGAACCTGGCCGAAGTGCCACTGCCACAAGGGGAGTCGTTGCCGTCGGTGCAGCGATACGCGTCAGGCTTCGAGATGTTGCGGAATCGTTCGGATGCCCACCTGGAAACGGCGGGGGCCCGTCCCGCGGCGCTGCTGCTGCCGCTGGGTCCGCTCGCCGAGCACAACGTTCGTACCTCGTTCGCCTCGAACCTGCTGGCTTCCGGAGGTATCGAGGCGATCAATCCGGGACCGCTCGACGCCGACGGGATCGCGGGCGCAGTCTCCGACGCCGGCGGCGCCGAGATCGCGGTGATCTGCGGCACCGACGCGCGCTACGCAGACGAGGTCTCGGCGGCGGTTGATGCGGCCCGGCGGGCCGGGGTGGGGCACATTCTGCTTGCCGGTCCTGAGAAATCCGTCGCCACCGCCGAGTCGAAACCCGACGGCTACCTGACCGCCAAGATCGATGCGGTCGAGGCGCTGTCGGACCTGCTGACCCGATTGGGGGCCTGA
- the scpA gene encoding methylmalonyl-CoA mutase codes for MTASDVAGKPAATSEAGAIGSFADIPLHAEREVTAPTPADVVEQVSAAAAAHGYTPDQLDWATPEGIDVKPVYIAADRDEVVAEGYPLGSLPGEPPYVRGPYPTMYVNQPWTIRQYAGFSTAAESNAFYRRNLAAGQKGLSVAFDLATHRGYDSDHPRVAGDVGMAGVAIDSILDMRQLFDGIDLSAVSVSMTMNGAVLPILALYVAAAEEQGVAPEKLAGTIQNDILKEFMVRNTYIYPPKPSMRIISDIFGYTSVKMPKYNSISISGYHIQEAGATADLELGYTLADGVEYLKAGLDAGLDIDKFAPRLSFFWGIGMNFFMEVAKLRAGRLLWSELVGEFGTQSPKSRSLRTHSQTSGWSLTAQDAFNNVARTCVEAMAATQGHTQSLHTNALDEALALPTDFSARIARNTQLLLQQESGTTRPIDPWGGSYYVEWLTYRLAERARAHIKEIAEHGGMAQAIDAGIPKLRIEEAAARTQARIDSGQQTVIGVNKYQVDEDHEIEVLKVENSRVRAEQIAKLEALRADRDDAATQAALAELTRAAAASGPAGEDGLGNNLLALAIAAARAKATVGEISDALEKVYGRHQAEIRTIAGVYRDEVGMASNVSGATELVEKFAEADGRRPRILVAKMGQDGHDRGQKVIATAFADIGFDVDVGSLFSTPEEVARQAADNDVHVVGVSSLAAGHLTLVPALRDALAEVNRPDIMIVVGGVIPPGDFDELYAAGATAIFPPGTVIADAAIGLLGKLAERLGYTLN; via the coding sequence ATGACCGCGTCCGATGTCGCCGGCAAGCCGGCTGCGACCTCCGAGGCCGGTGCGATCGGTAGCTTCGCCGACATACCGCTTCACGCCGAGCGGGAAGTGACAGCACCGACACCGGCGGACGTCGTCGAGCAGGTGTCGGCGGCCGCTGCCGCCCACGGATACACCCCCGACCAACTCGACTGGGCCACTCCCGAGGGCATCGATGTCAAACCCGTCTACATCGCGGCCGATCGCGACGAGGTCGTCGCCGAGGGGTATCCACTGGGCAGCCTGCCCGGCGAGCCGCCGTACGTGCGCGGGCCGTACCCGACGATGTACGTCAACCAGCCCTGGACGATCCGCCAGTACGCGGGGTTCTCGACCGCCGCTGAATCCAACGCGTTCTACCGGCGCAACCTGGCCGCCGGTCAGAAGGGCCTGTCGGTGGCTTTCGACCTCGCCACCCACCGCGGCTACGACTCGGACCACCCGCGCGTGGCCGGCGATGTCGGGATGGCCGGCGTGGCCATCGATTCGATCCTCGACATGCGCCAGTTGTTCGACGGGATCGACCTGTCCGCCGTCTCGGTGTCGATGACGATGAACGGTGCGGTGCTGCCGATCCTGGCGTTGTACGTCGCGGCCGCCGAGGAGCAGGGCGTGGCACCGGAGAAGCTCGCGGGCACGATCCAGAACGACATCCTCAAAGAGTTCATGGTCCGCAACACCTACATCTACCCGCCGAAGCCGTCGATGCGGATCATCTCCGACATCTTCGGATACACCAGCGTGAAGATGCCGAAGTACAACTCGATCTCCATCTCCGGATACCACATCCAGGAGGCCGGTGCGACAGCCGATCTGGAGTTGGGCTACACGCTCGCCGACGGGGTCGAATACCTCAAGGCGGGTCTGGACGCCGGCCTGGACATCGACAAGTTCGCCCCGCGGCTGTCGTTCTTCTGGGGCATCGGGATGAACTTCTTCATGGAGGTCGCCAAGCTGCGGGCCGGCCGGCTTCTGTGGAGCGAACTGGTCGGTGAATTCGGAACCCAAAGCCCAAAATCCAGGTCATTGCGCACCCATTCGCAGACCTCGGGATGGTCGCTGACGGCTCAGGACGCGTTCAACAACGTCGCACGGACCTGCGTCGAGGCGATGGCCGCGACCCAGGGCCACACTCAGTCGCTGCACACCAACGCGCTCGACGAGGCGCTGGCGCTGCCGACCGATTTCTCGGCTCGCATCGCGCGCAACACCCAGTTGCTGCTGCAGCAGGAATCGGGCACCACCCGGCCGATCGACCCGTGGGGCGGCTCGTACTACGTGGAGTGGCTGACCTACCGGTTGGCGGAGCGGGCACGCGCACACATCAAGGAGATCGCCGAACACGGTGGCATGGCCCAGGCCATCGACGCGGGCATACCGAAGCTGCGCATCGAGGAGGCCGCCGCGCGCACCCAGGCGCGGATCGACTCCGGACAGCAGACGGTGATCGGGGTGAACAAGTACCAGGTCGACGAGGACCACGAGATCGAGGTGCTCAAGGTCGAGAACAGCCGGGTGCGTGCCGAGCAGATCGCCAAGCTCGAAGCCCTGCGGGCCGACCGCGACGATGCCGCGACGCAGGCGGCGCTGGCCGAATTGACCCGTGCGGCAGCCGCTTCCGGTCCGGCCGGTGAGGACGGGCTGGGCAACAACCTGCTGGCGTTGGCGATCGCCGCGGCGCGCGCCAAGGCGACGGTGGGGGAGATCTCCGATGCGCTGGAGAAGGTCTACGGGCGCCACCAGGCAGAGATCCGGACGATCGCCGGGGTGTACCGAGACGAGGTGGGCATGGCCAGCAATGTCAGCGGTGCGACCGAACTCGTCGAGAAGTTCGCCGAGGCCGACGGCCGGCGACCCAGGATCCTGGTGGCCAAGATGGGGCAGGACGGGCACGACCGCGGGCAGAAGGTGATCGCGACGGCCTTCGCGGACATCGGTTTCGACGTCGACGTCGGTTCGCTGTTCTCGACGCCGGAGGAGGTGGCCCGGCAGGCGGCCGACAACGACGTGCACGTCGTCGGGGTGTCCTCATTGGCGGCCGGGCACCTGACGCTGGTGCCGGCGCTGCGGGACGCTCTCGCCGAGGTCAACAGACCCGACATCATGATCGTGGTCGGCGGTGTGATCCCCCCGGGTGATTTCGACGAGTTGTACGCCGCGGGCGCGACGGCGATCTTCCCGCCGGGCACCGTCATCGCCGATGCGGCGATCGGGCTACTGGGCAAGCTCGCCGAACGCCTCGGTTACACGCTCAACTAG
- a CDS encoding DoxX family protein yields MNALTSPRTYAVLGALQVGDAVACAVPIAPIEKAFDDVGLAPELRPIIPFVKVASAIGLLSVYRFPALARLTTFMLTVYFVLAVGFHIKARDFSPGLVAASSFLALYAAMTARGPSVTRR; encoded by the coding sequence GTGAACGCGCTGACCTCACCGAGAACCTATGCGGTGCTCGGCGCTCTGCAGGTCGGCGACGCGGTGGCATGCGCCGTGCCGATCGCGCCGATCGAGAAGGCCTTCGACGACGTCGGTCTGGCACCGGAACTGCGGCCGATAATCCCGTTCGTCAAAGTGGCGTCCGCCATCGGACTGCTGTCGGTGTACCGGTTCCCGGCGCTGGCCCGCCTCACCACCTTCATGCTGACGGTCTACTTCGTGCTGGCCGTCGGGTTTCACATCAAGGCCAGAGACTTCAGCCCCGGACTGGTCGCGGCGTCGTCGTTCCTCGCCCTGTACGCGGCGATGACTGCACGAGGCCCGTCGGTCACCCGGCGGTGA
- a CDS encoding helix-turn-helix transcriptional regulator: MPRTDENGRQLKALLDYLLDGEIDAKDLFDALGVSSSTYYRRIKESDYPNAEELRRVADRFDLSYPDLQIQFGLMSRQEVWNYVRAAESVESGVATLQQTTVKAPVQHRPKLSELTPRLDAPPL, translated from the coding sequence GTGCCACGTACCGACGAGAACGGCAGACAACTGAAGGCCCTGCTCGATTACCTCCTCGACGGAGAGATCGATGCCAAGGACCTGTTCGACGCTCTCGGCGTGTCCAGCAGCACCTACTACCGGCGGATCAAGGAGAGCGACTACCCGAACGCCGAGGAGCTGCGCCGGGTGGCCGATCGCTTCGATCTGAGCTACCCCGACCTGCAGATCCAGTTCGGGTTGATGAGCCGTCAAGAAGTGTGGAACTACGTACGCGCGGCCGAGTCGGTCGAGTCCGGGGTGGCGACCCTGCAGCAGACCACCGTCAAGGCACCCGTGCAGCACAGGCCCAAGCTGTCCGAGCTGACACCCCGTCTCGACGCGCCACCCCTCTAG